The Xiphias gladius isolate SHS-SW01 ecotype Sanya breed wild chromosome 7, ASM1685928v1, whole genome shotgun sequence genome window below encodes:
- the sgpp2 gene encoding sphingosine-1-phosphate phosphatase 2 translates to MGRENFKLAFLCSYKGRCCCCPPPFQPRPLRAPVHGSVPCPLGCALPGQISASITSPAQRKNPQQLAPALLPASPDTLELLAYLHDPGLVARFQRRCGLFLVEAAHHSPGRRRAPMGTPLRADEPRGQRRGRWDHQNNNSNYKYKENACAVGGCSRPQYEVRNWLLHFLFLFSSGLGHEIFYITCLPCIHWNLDPFLCRRLVNMWTLVMYVGQVMKDVLKLPRPLSPPVVKLETRVDAEYGLPSTHAMAATAISFTFLLSAPLRIQFQFEVGLLIAVTLSSLVCLSRLYTGMHSVLDVICGALISAVLMFLTYPYWETFDHFQLTSQISPIVALVLTLFLSYTYPELDHYSTTRGDTITILGVGAGCSVGYWANERLGQTFEPQGVLPVPLPALTAKILAQGFTRFLLGFAALVATRQIVKAVSLQVLYSWYRVPKSDESARRRREIEVPYKFATYALIGLVNSILVSRVFILLGLQ, encoded by the exons ATGGGCAGGGAGAACTTCAAGTTGGCCTTCCTGTGCAGCTATAAAGgaagatgctgctgct GTCCGCCCCCCTTCCAGCCCCGCCCCCTGCGCGCACCTGTACACGGCTCTGTGCCCTGCCCCTTGGGATGCGCCCTGCCCGGGCAGATATCTGCCTCCATTACCTCTCCTGCCCAGAGAAAAAATCCCCAGCAGCTCGCTCCTGCGCTCCTGCCTGCTTCACCTGACACGCTGGAGCTCTTGGCTTACCTCCACGACCCAGGGCTTGTGGCCCGGTTCCAGAGACGATGCGGACTCTTCCTCGTGGAAGCCGCGCATCACAGCCCGGGGAGGAGGCGCGCCCCTATGGGAACCCCGCTCCGCGCCGACGAACCACGTGGACAGCGGAGGGGAAGATGGGACCACCAAAACAACAACTCAAACTATAAATACAAAGAGAATGCATGTGCCGTTGGT GGATGCAGCAGGCCTCAGTATGAGGTGAGGAACTGGCTGCTGCACTTTCTCTTCCTGTTCTCGTCAGGCCTGGGTCATGAAATCTTCTACATCACCTGTCTGCCCTGCATACACTGGAACCTGGACCCGTTCCTGTGCCGACGCCTCGTCAACATGTGGACT TTGGTGATGTATGTAGGCCAGGTGATGAAGGATGTGCTGAAGCTGCCTCGCCCTCTCTCGCCCCCTGTGGTTAAGCTGGAGACTCGCGTCGACGCAGAATACGGTCTGCCCTCGACCCACGCCATGGCTGCCACCGCCATCTCCTTCACCTTTTTACTAAGTGCCCCGTTGAGGATACAG TTCCAGTTCGAGGTGGGTCTGCTGATAGCAGTGACATTGTCATCCTTGGTGTGTCTGAGCCGTCTCTACACTGGCATGCACTCAGTTTTG GATGTGATCTGTGGCGCTTTAATCTCAGCCGTCCTCATGTTCCTCACCTATCCTTATTGGGAAACCTTTGACCACTTCCAGCTCACCAGCCAGATCTCCCCCATTGTGGCGTTGGTACTGACCCTCTTCCTCAGCTACACATACCCAGAGCTGGACCATTACAGCACCACGCGGGGAGATACGATCACCATTCTAGGAGTAGGGGCTGGATGCTCCGTGGGATACTGGGCAAATGAGCGGCTTGGGCAGACTTTTGAACCCCAAGGGGTGCTACCTGTACCTCTGCCAGCACTGACGGCTAAAATACTGGCCCAAGGCTTCACACGCTTCCTGTTAGGATTTGCAGCATTAGTGGCAACTCGACAGATAGTGAAAGCAGTGAGTCTGCAGGTGTTATATTCATGGTACAGAGTGCCAAAAAGTGATGAGAGtgccaggaggaggagagaaattgAAGTGCCATATAAGTTTGCCACATATGCACTTATTGGACTTGTTAATTCTATATTGGTCAGTAGAGTCTTCATTCTACTGGGACTGCAATGA
- the LOC120792495 gene encoding E3 ubiquitin-protein ligase rnf152-B yields the protein MAKDDMAEVDLASNGAEPPGEASAAFPYEEYECKICYNYFDLDRRAPKILECLHTFCEECLNTLHLREERPWRISCPVCRHRTPVPDYRIQNLPNNTKVTEDFPLYIDSDPLPQDALPPYPPPLHPALVALRREEASGTSSTSQATPSTTVSTATTLSQDSVRYDSCQSCKRVALTTGCVCVIFSFLSMLVLLFMGLIFVHSHSIPPSPAGPICLSVASILAMFSVVVTWLICWLKYRPDHETGRSSATSNSRRNA from the coding sequence ATGGCGAAAGATGACATGGCAGAGGTAGATCTGGCATCAAACGGAGCGGAACCCCCCGGCGAGGCCTCCGCGGCGTTTCCCTACGAGGAGTACGAGTGCAAAATCTGCTACAATTATTTCGACCTTGACCGGCGGGCTCCTAAGATCCTAGAGTGCCTGCACACGTTTTGCGAGGAGTGCCTGAACACGCTTCACCTCCGGGAGGAGCGGCCATGGCGCATCAGCTGCCCCGTCTGTCGCCACCGGACCCCGGTGCCGGATTATCGGATACAAAACCTGCCCAACAACACCAAGGTGACGGAGGATTTTCCGCTCTACATCGACTCGGACCCCCTGCCTCAGGACGCTCTGCCGCCGTACCCTCCACCGCTGCACCCAGCCCTCGTCGCCCTCCGCCGGGAGGAGGCGTCGGGGACGTCCAGCACCAGCCAGGCGACCCCGTCCACCACCGTGTCCACGGCCACGACCCTCTCCCAAGACTCGGTGCGCTACGACAGCTGTCAGAGCTGCAAGAGAGTAGCTCTGACCACCGGCTGCGTCTGCGTgatcttctcctttctctccatgCTGGTGTTGCTGTTCATGGGCCTGATCTTTGTGCACAGTCACAGCATTCCTCCCTCGCCGGCGGGACCCATTTGCCTGTCGGTGGCCAGCATCCTGGCCATGTTCTCGGTGGTCGTCACATGGCTCATCTGCTGGCTCAAATACAGACCGGACCATGAGACAGGCCGCTCGTCCGCCACCAGTAACTCCCGGAGAAACGCCTGA